The following proteins are encoded in a genomic region of Longimicrobium sp.:
- a CDS encoding type II toxin-antitoxin system VapB family antitoxin, with amino-acid sequence MALNIKNPETERLAHLLADATGESLTEALRERLEGVRRAADHAQMIASVERLQEMIHALPVLDPRSADEILGYDEYGLPR; translated from the coding sequence ATGGCACTCAACATCAAGAACCCGGAAACCGAGCGCCTCGCGCATCTACTTGCCGATGCCACCGGCGAATCGCTGACGGAGGCGTTGCGTGAGCGACTCGAGGGCGTACGGAGGGCTGCCGATCACGCGCAGATGATCGCCTCCGTCGAGCGTCTTCAGGAGATGATTCATGCGCTGCCTGTCCTCGATCCGCGCTCGGCGGATGAGATTCTCGGCTACGACGAGTACGGGCTTCCTCGCTAG